A genomic segment from Nitrospiria bacterium encodes:
- a CDS encoding 4Fe-4S dicluster domain-containing protein, which produces MPTLDRNVLDLLFDALKRRGFNLVGPTLRDGAIVYDAVASTADLPVGLTDEQEGGRYRLKKRSDGALFGYAVGPQSWKKFLFPPVARLWQARREGDGFRITPEDEKPPKWAFIGVRSCELHAIAIQDKVFIGGAAPDSAYQIQRQDLFIVAVNCGQAGGTCFCVSMNTGPKATGGFDLVLTEVLEPARPPDRAGRHFFVAEAGTERGAEVLREIPCTEATGQESAAAERIVERTASQMGRTMDTAGIKELLYRNYEHPRWNDVATRCLTCANCTLACPTCFCSTVEDVTDLTGEHAERWRKWDSCFTMDFSYVHGGTVRSSVKSRYRQWMTHKLATWIDQFGTSGCVGCGRCITWCPVGIDITEEVRAIRETEK; this is translated from the coding sequence ATGCCGACCCTGGATCGAAATGTTCTGGATCTCCTTTTTGACGCCTTGAAGCGCCGGGGCTTCAACCTGGTCGGGCCCACCCTTCGCGACGGCGCGATCGTCTATGACGCCGTGGCCTCGACGGCCGATCTTCCGGTCGGGTTGACCGATGAGCAGGAGGGGGGCCGATATCGGCTGAAGAAACGCAGCGACGGGGCCCTTTTCGGATACGCCGTCGGTCCGCAGTCCTGGAAGAAATTTTTGTTTCCGCCGGTCGCCCGTCTCTGGCAGGCCCGTCGCGAGGGGGACGGGTTTCGGATCACTCCGGAGGATGAGAAACCGCCCAAGTGGGCGTTCATCGGGGTCCGCTCGTGCGAGCTGCACGCAATCGCAATTCAGGACAAGGTCTTCATCGGCGGGGCCGCCCCGGATTCCGCTTACCAGATCCAGCGACAGGATCTTTTTATCGTCGCGGTGAACTGCGGACAGGCCGGCGGGACCTGTTTCTGCGTCTCGATGAACACGGGGCCCAAGGCCACGGGCGGGTTCGATCTGGTCCTGACCGAGGTGTTGGAGCCCGCGCGGCCCCCCGACCGGGCCGGTCGCCACTTTTTCGTGGCGGAGGCCGGCACCGAGCGCGGCGCCGAAGTTCTTCGCGAGATCCCGTGCACGGAGGCGACCGGACAGGAGAGCGCGGCGGCGGAGCGCATCGTGGAGCGAACGGCGTCTCAAATGGGTCGGACGATGGATACGGCCGGCATCAAGGAGCTGCTCTATCGGAATTATGAGCACCCAAGATGGAACGACGTCGCGACGCGCTGCCTGACCTGCGCCAACTGCACCCTGGCCTGCCCGACCTGTTTTTGTTCCACGGTGGAGGATGTCACGGACCTGACGGGCGAACACGCCGAACGATGGCGGAAGTGGGATTCCTGTTTTACGATGGACTTCTCCTACGTTCACGGCGGGACGGTCCGCTCATCCGTGAAGTCCCGATACCGCCAATGGATGACGCACAAGCTGGCCACGTGGATCGATCAATTCGGCACCTCAGGCTGCGTGGGCTGCGGGCGCTGCATCACGTGGTGCCCCGTCGGAATCGACATCACCGAGGAGGTCCGCGCCATCCGGGAGACGGAAAAGTGA
- a CDS encoding FAD/NAD(P)-binding protein: protein MNSNPWIPYPAEVIGKRREALRVHTVRLKIRDEAIRRAYRFRPGQFNMLYVFGVGEVPISIVSDPDQPGVLDHTIRDVGKVTDALVGLKEGDTVGIRGPYGSWWPLEEARDMDVVIVTGGLGCAPVVSVINYVAHRRDRYGGLKIFHGVKTPKDLLYRARFRAWRKLPDTEVYLTADHPDREWKYKVGIVTNLFRQVRIDAGKSLVMMCGPERMMQSAARDLLAQGLPAERIYLSLERNMKCAIGFCGRCQFGPSFICKDGPVYRYDRIRTWFEMDEI, encoded by the coding sequence GTGAATTCGAATCCGTGGATTCCCTATCCGGCCGAGGTGATCGGGAAACGGCGGGAGGCCCTTCGGGTCCATACCGTGCGGCTCAAAATTCGGGATGAGGCGATCCGGCGGGCCTACCGGTTTCGCCCCGGTCAGTTCAACATGCTCTATGTCTTCGGGGTGGGCGAGGTTCCGATCTCGATCGTGTCGGACCCGGACCAGCCCGGGGTTCTGGATCACACGATCCGCGATGTCGGAAAGGTGACGGACGCCCTCGTCGGGTTGAAGGAGGGGGATACGGTGGGCATTCGGGGTCCCTACGGTAGCTGGTGGCCCCTGGAAGAGGCGCGGGACATGGATGTGGTGATCGTGACGGGCGGACTGGGATGCGCCCCCGTCGTCTCGGTGATCAACTACGTCGCCCATCGGCGCGACCGCTACGGCGGCCTCAAGATCTTCCACGGGGTCAAGACGCCGAAGGACCTGCTCTACCGCGCCCGGTTTCGGGCCTGGCGGAAGCTTCCGGATACGGAGGTCTACCTCACGGCGGACCATCCGGACCGGGAATGGAAATACAAGGTCGGCATCGTCACGAATCTCTTCCGTCAGGTCCGGATCGACGCCGGCAAGAGCCTTGTCATGATGTGCGGTCCCGAGCGGATGATGCAAAGCGCCGCGCGGGACCTCCTGGCCCAAGGGCTGCCGGCGGAGCGGATCTATCTCTCGCTGGAGCGGAACATGAAATGCGCCATCGGATTTTGCGGCCGCTGCCAATTCGGCCCGTCGTTCATCTGCAAGGACGGGCCCGTGTATCGCTATGACCGGATCCGGACCTGGTTCGAGATGGATGAAATTTAA
- a CDS encoding oxidoreductase, with product MASRRKPKMAVWKFASCDGCQLSLLDCEDELLTIAGRVTIAHFLEASRAVAKGPYDLSLVEGSITTPGDVERIREVRRVSKFLITIGACATAGGIQALRNFQDVREFTSIVYARPEYIRTLATSTPISDHVAVDFELRGCPIDKGQLVEVISAFLHGRRPNTPSHSVCVECKLRGNVCVMVAHGTPCLGPVTHAGCGAICPSYDRGCYGCFGPKETPNTASLSRWWSRLGVGEPDLVRLFRGFNANAEAFRKESEAHEGKND from the coding sequence ATGGCGAGCCGCCGCAAACCGAAAATGGCCGTCTGGAAATTCGCCTCCTGCGACGGGTGTCAGTTGAGTCTTCTGGATTGCGAGGACGAGTTGCTGACGATCGCCGGACGGGTCACGATCGCCCATTTTCTGGAAGCGTCGCGGGCGGTCGCGAAGGGGCCCTATGACCTGTCGCTGGTGGAGGGCTCGATTACGACACCGGGAGACGTCGAACGGATCCGGGAGGTCCGGCGGGTCTCGAAATTTCTGATTACGATCGGCGCCTGCGCGACGGCCGGCGGCATTCAGGCCCTCCGTAATTTTCAGGATGTCCGGGAATTTACCTCGATCGTGTATGCCCGTCCGGAGTATATCCGGACGCTCGCCACCTCGACGCCGATCTCGGATCACGTGGCCGTCGATTTCGAGCTCCGGGGTTGTCCCATCGACAAGGGCCAGCTGGTGGAGGTGATCAGCGCCTTCCTGCACGGCCGCAGGCCGAACACGCCCTCCCACAGCGTCTGCGTCGAGTGCAAGCTCCGCGGGAACGTCTGCGTGATGGTGGCGCACGGCACGCCCTGTCTCGGTCCCGTGACCCATGCGGGATGCGGCGCGATCTGCCCGTCCTACGACCGCGGTTGTTACGGCTGCTTCGGCCCGAAAGAAACTCCCAACACGGCGTCCCTGAGCCGTTGGTGGAGCCGCCTCGGGGTGGGGGAGCCGGATCTCGTGCGGCTCTTCCGCGGCTTCAACGCCAATGCCGAGGCCTTCCGCAAAGAGAGTGAAGCGCATGAAGGAAAAAACGATTAA
- a CDS encoding AarF/ABC1/UbiB kinase family protein, whose translation MIRDARSFRVGLSDLNRLRKILTVVSESGGGLLIEQLRLKYLIPFWSRLSGFLRRRPPGERLIRTETGRAVLSPEVLRSVLERLGPTFIKLGQVLSLRADVVGEALAEKLSKFQSDAATFPGEEARLIFKEEAGRFPDEVFKAFEEKPVAAASLAQVHRAVLWDGTEVAVKIQRPGIRKVIEQDVHIFYYLAGLAERFIPELRVYQPVRVVREFADWTYRELDFGLEGHNAERFSFIFKENPQIYIPKIFWDFTTHRVLTMEFSHGVKANDLDKIKALGLDRRQLASIGVDALFHQFFISGFFHADPHPGNFFAMPDGRLCLHDFGMVGYLDQRTRKELLSCLVSFVNKDVDGFTKHILHMALIDEKSEVGSFEKDVAGILSEFFFSERRPSVAWAFFRVINRGARNGIRFPGDLALFGKALVTTESMGLTLYPEFDFNRELEPFVRKAMWKQFSPAKTLETLEADVLDYVGFLQDLPERVQNVLTKLERGEIGIKFDAADLKEIEREFDRQNDLRILGIVLTAVFFGMIGLLYLEGTRKVLGFSLSALVVSLFVVLLAWFLLRLRKGPGR comes from the coding sequence GGTCGTTCAGAGTGGGACTTTCGGACCTGAACCGCCTGCGGAAGATCCTGACGGTGGTGAGCGAATCGGGCGGGGGGCTGCTGATCGAACAGCTCCGGCTGAAGTATCTCATCCCCTTTTGGTCCCGGCTCTCGGGTTTCCTTAGGCGGCGGCCGCCGGGAGAGCGCCTGATCCGGACGGAAACGGGACGGGCGGTTTTGTCTCCGGAGGTTCTCCGGTCCGTTCTGGAACGCCTGGGCCCGACGTTTATCAAGCTGGGGCAGGTCTTAAGCCTGAGGGCGGACGTGGTCGGGGAAGCGTTGGCCGAGAAGCTTTCCAAATTTCAAAGCGACGCGGCGACCTTTCCCGGCGAGGAAGCCCGGCTCATTTTTAAGGAGGAGGCGGGCCGCTTCCCCGACGAGGTTTTCAAAGCATTCGAGGAGAAGCCCGTGGCGGCGGCCTCGCTGGCTCAAGTCCACCGGGCGGTGCTGTGGGACGGGACCGAGGTGGCCGTCAAGATCCAGAGGCCGGGCATCCGGAAGGTGATCGAACAGGATGTCCACATCTTTTACTACCTGGCCGGCCTGGCGGAGCGTTTTATCCCCGAGCTGCGGGTCTATCAGCCGGTGAGGGTGGTCCGGGAGTTTGCCGACTGGACATACCGGGAACTCGATTTCGGACTCGAGGGCCACAATGCGGAACGGTTTTCCTTTATCTTCAAGGAAAACCCGCAGATTTACATTCCGAAGATCTTCTGGGATTTTACGACGCACCGGGTCCTTACCATGGAGTTCTCGCACGGCGTGAAGGCCAATGACCTGGACAAAATCAAGGCCCTCGGACTGGACCGCAGGCAATTGGCCTCGATCGGCGTGGACGCCCTCTTTCATCAATTTTTTATATCGGGATTTTTCCATGCCGACCCGCATCCCGGAAATTTTTTCGCCATGCCGGACGGCCGGCTCTGCCTTCACGATTTCGGGATGGTCGGATACCTCGATCAAAGGACCCGCAAGGAACTCCTGAGTTGTCTCGTCTCGTTCGTGAACAAAGACGTCGACGGATTCACCAAGCATATCCTCCATATGGCCTTGATCGATGAGAAGAGCGAGGTCGGAAGTTTCGAAAAAGACGTGGCCGGAATCCTGAGCGAATTTTTCTTCTCTGAGCGCCGGCCGAGCGTGGCCTGGGCCTTTTTCCGTGTGATCAACCGGGGGGCGCGGAACGGCATCCGGTTTCCGGGAGACCTGGCGTTGTTCGGCAAGGCCCTGGTGACGACCGAATCCATGGGGTTGACCCTCTACCCGGAATTTGATTTTAACCGGGAATTGGAGCCGTTTGTGAGAAAGGCGATGTGGAAACAGTTCAGTCCCGCAAAAACGCTTGAGACGCTCGAAGCGGACGTCCTGGACTATGTCGGGTTCCTGCAGGATCTTCCCGAGCGGGTTCAGAATGTTCTCACCAAGCTGGAAAGGGGGGAGATCGGAATTAAATTCGATGCGGCCGACCTGAAGGAGATCGAGCGGGAATTCGACCGGCAGAACGATCTGAGAATTCTGGGAATCGTCCTGACGGCCGTCTTCTTCGGAATGATCGGCCTTTTATATCTGGAGGGCACGAGGAAGGTCCTCGGTTTTTCGCTCAGCGCCCTGGTGGTGTCGTTGTTTGTCGTCCTGCTGGCCTGGTTTCTTCTCCGGTTGAGAAAGGGACCCGGCCGGTAG
- a CDS encoding Spy/CpxP family protein refolding chaperone, whose amino-acid sequence MNRKLLLFVFGLALTLVPSVVPAQMHGMSGEEKHGDEMGMHEERGMHEGMGDHEGMGMDGGMRDFRQMMMAINHLDLAPDQRKKIQTLRLQHQKEAIPIFGKVRMAGVEIEELLMADPVNMEKVKAKTKEKYDAMAELEISHLALGEKIKALLTPDQRQQLEEMEMRKPGHGMDHSTGSPGEKLMNPKMQMPGGGSPAPGTDNPRVH is encoded by the coding sequence ATGAATCGGAAATTGTTGTTGTTCGTGTTCGGATTGGCATTGACCCTGGTCCCGTCGGTCGTCCCGGCCCAGATGCACGGGATGTCGGGGGAGGAAAAGCACGGCGATGAAATGGGCATGCATGAGGAAAGAGGCATGCACGAGGGAATGGGGGATCATGAAGGGATGGGTATGGACGGCGGAATGAGGGACTTCCGGCAGATGATGATGGCGATCAACCATCTGGACCTGGCCCCGGACCAGCGGAAGAAGATCCAGACCCTCCGGCTTCAGCATCAAAAGGAGGCGATCCCCATTTTTGGAAAGGTCCGGATGGCCGGGGTGGAAATCGAAGAGCTCCTGATGGCCGATCCGGTCAATATGGAAAAGGTGAAGGCCAAAACGAAGGAAAAATATGACGCGATGGCTGAGCTGGAGATCAGCCATCTGGCGCTCGGGGAGAAGATCAAGGCGCTTCTGACGCCGGATCAGCGCCAACAACTCGAAGAGATGGAAATGAGAAAACCGGGGCACGGCATGGACCACTCGACGGGATCGCCGGGAGAAAAGTTGATGAATCCGAAAATGCAAATGCCGGGGGGGGGCTCGCCGGCTCCGGGGACGGACAATCCCCGGGTCCACTGA
- a CDS encoding Ni/Fe hydrogenase subunit alpha: MKEKTIKVKNLARVEGEGALYVKIKGDAVKEVRLEIFEPPRFFEALLRGRTFGEAPDITARICGICPVAYQMSAVHAMENAFGVEVDGPLRALRRLIYCGEWIESHALHVYLLHAPDFLGYPDALRMGRDHPEILERGLRLKQTGNEILRLLGGREVHPVNVCVGGFYKVPTRRELAPLAERLRWSREAALETVRWTAALPCPEFEQDYEFVGLRHPLEYPFNEGRLVSNRGLDIAVHEYEDRFVEEQVPHSHALHSRLKNRGAYLVGPIARYSLNFDRLSPVAREAARAAGLSAVCRNPFRSIVVRSIEILQACDEALRIIEGYERPDRPAVPIRPRAGTGYGCTEAPRGALYHRYRVDDAGVIEEAKIVPPTSQNQTMIEDDLRRFIQAHVNLPKEELGLRCEQTIRNYDPCISCATHFLRMTYERD; this comes from the coding sequence ATGAAGGAAAAAACGATTAAGGTGAAGAATCTCGCCCGGGTCGAGGGCGAGGGCGCACTCTATGTAAAGATCAAGGGCGATGCGGTCAAGGAGGTCCGATTGGAGATCTTCGAGCCGCCGCGCTTTTTCGAGGCGCTGCTGCGGGGTCGGACCTTCGGGGAGGCCCCGGACATCACCGCGCGGATCTGCGGCATCTGTCCCGTCGCCTACCAGATGAGCGCGGTGCATGCGATGGAGAACGCCTTCGGCGTCGAGGTGGACGGTCCGCTTCGCGCGCTCCGCCGTCTGATCTATTGCGGCGAGTGGATCGAGAGCCACGCCCTTCATGTCTATCTGCTTCACGCGCCGGACTTCCTCGGCTATCCCGACGCACTCCGGATGGGAAGGGATCATCCGGAGATCCTCGAGCGGGGTCTTCGGCTGAAGCAGACGGGAAACGAGATCCTCCGTCTCCTGGGCGGAAGGGAGGTGCATCCCGTCAATGTCTGCGTCGGAGGTTTCTATAAGGTTCCCACCCGGCGCGAACTCGCCCCGCTGGCCGAGCGGCTCCGCTGGTCGCGGGAGGCGGCGCTGGAGACCGTTCGGTGGACGGCGGCATTGCCGTGTCCGGAGTTTGAACAGGACTACGAGTTCGTCGGGCTTCGCCATCCGCTTGAGTATCCGTTCAACGAAGGCCGTCTGGTCTCGAACCGGGGCCTGGATATCGCGGTACACGAGTACGAGGACCGCTTCGTCGAGGAACAGGTGCCGCACAGCCACGCCCTGCATTCGCGATTGAAGAACCGGGGTGCTTACCTTGTCGGCCCGATCGCCCGCTACAGCCTGAACTTCGACCGGCTCTCGCCGGTCGCCCGGGAAGCGGCCCGCGCCGCCGGCCTCTCCGCCGTCTGCCGAAATCCGTTCCGGAGCATCGTCGTCCGGAGCATCGAGATCCTCCAGGCCTGCGACGAGGCGCTCCGGATCATCGAAGGCTACGAGCGGCCGGACCGGCCCGCCGTTCCGATCCGGCCCCGTGCGGGAACCGGTTACGGCTGCACCGAAGCCCCGCGGGGCGCCCTCTATCATCGATACCGCGTGGATGACGCGGGCGTGATTGAGGAGGCCAAGATCGTCCCGCCGACGTCCCAGAACCAGACGATGATCGAGGACGATCTCCGACGGTTTATCCAGGCCCACGTGAACCTTCCGAAGGAGGAGCTCGGCCTGCGGTGCGAGCAAACCATACGCAATTACGATCCGTGCATCTCGTGCGCCACCCATTTTCTGCGCATGACGTATGAACGCGATTGA